A single genomic interval of Nonomuraea rubra harbors:
- a CDS encoding PucR family transcriptional regulator, which yields MQGLLLRLSTLDADAESAVRVIAYFDSLVRDHVSVPVLLTATARLTQCPVGLFDAATGRRTRVRADGSSDTPAVPASARELSSGLGAVWMEREGPAHGLDEIVLERYAAAAEVTLERAAALAHTAKDPALVELALSAEAGETERARALRLLGFDPAAPLQALAVALPDQGPVAGLRAMGHHVRAATIGDAEAVLVSTTPAARPPGTPAAGSGPEPPGASRVGIGPEVPGARAAESWAGARTALRFTGPHDRVVRWSDLGALALFADLPEQAIAGLPDVRAMSRLGEESLLAVRALCLAGSIRGAAQAIHLHHSSLAARIARVESALGFSLGDQPGRMRAHLALALVRLVANQRAG from the coding sequence CTCGACGCCGACGCGGAGAGCGCGGTGCGGGTCATCGCCTACTTCGACTCGCTGGTGCGCGATCACGTGAGCGTGCCCGTGCTGCTCACGGCCACCGCCCGGCTCACGCAGTGCCCGGTCGGCCTGTTCGACGCCGCCACCGGCCGGCGCACCCGGGTGCGCGCCGACGGCTCGTCCGACACGCCTGCCGTCCCGGCCTCCGCACGCGAGCTGAGCTCCGGCCTCGGCGCCGTCTGGATGGAACGCGAAGGGCCCGCGCACGGGCTCGACGAGATCGTGCTCGAACGGTACGCGGCCGCGGCCGAGGTCACCCTCGAACGCGCCGCCGCCCTCGCACACACGGCGAAGGACCCGGCCCTGGTCGAGCTGGCCCTGTCGGCCGAGGCCGGGGAGACCGAGCGGGCCCGCGCCCTGCGCCTGCTCGGCTTCGACCCGGCCGCCCCGCTGCAGGCCCTGGCCGTCGCGCTGCCCGATCAGGGGCCGGTCGCGGGGTTACGGGCGATGGGTCACCACGTGCGCGCCGCCACGATCGGCGACGCGGAGGCCGTCCTGGTCAGCACCACCCCGGCCGCCCGGCCGCCCGGCACGCCCGCGGCCGGCTCCGGCCCCGAGCCGCCCGGCGCGTCCAGGGTCGGCATCGGGCCCGAGGTGCCCGGCGCGCGGGCGGCCGAGTCGTGGGCCGGCGCCCGCACCGCGCTGCGGTTCACCGGCCCGCACGACCGGGTGGTGCGCTGGTCGGACCTGGGCGCGCTGGCCCTGTTCGCCGACCTGCCCGAGCAGGCGATCGCGGGCCTGCCCGACGTGCGGGCGATGTCCCGGCTGGGCGAGGAGTCGCTGCTCGCGGTGCGGGCCCTGTGCCTGGCCGGCTCGATCCGCGGCGCGGCCCAGGCGATCCACCTGCACCACAGCTCGCTGGCCGCCCGCATCGCCCGCGTGGAGTCCGCGCTGGGCTTCTCGCTGGGCGACCAGCCGGGCCGTATGCGCGCCCACCTGGCCCTGGCCCTCGTCCGGCTGGTGGCGAACCAGCGCGCGGGTTAG
- a CDS encoding alpha/beta hydrolase: MAHPNLDPELRAGIDQSPMQPGDLSALFADLPGARAQINAMLAAAPAPDTRISIENRTVPGPEGAPDVRVRIYRPEEPGESRPALYWIHGGGMIMGLPEGDDGPMIEYVERLGVVVVSVDYRLAPEHPHPAPVEDCYAGLVWTAKNAAELGIDVSRLAVGGASAGGGLAAATVLLARDRGGPEVAFQLLVCPMLDDRNTTPSSHEFTEAVVWDRQANLFGWTALLGDRIGTDDVPAYAAPARATDLSGLPPAFVDVGELEVFRDECADYALRLAQAGVSTEFHLYPGAFHGFDMMVPGAALSVRARQAREAALKRAFGL, from the coding sequence ATGGCCCACCCCAATCTCGATCCGGAGCTGCGCGCCGGGATCGACCAGTCCCCGATGCAGCCCGGCGACCTGTCCGCCCTCTTCGCTGACCTGCCCGGCGCGCGGGCACAGATCAACGCCATGCTGGCCGCCGCGCCCGCGCCGGACACCCGGATCTCGATCGAGAACCGCACGGTCCCGGGGCCCGAGGGGGCGCCCGACGTCCGGGTGCGGATCTACCGGCCGGAGGAGCCCGGCGAGAGCCGGCCGGCGCTCTACTGGATCCACGGCGGCGGCATGATCATGGGCCTGCCCGAAGGTGACGACGGGCCGATGATCGAGTACGTCGAGCGGCTCGGCGTGGTCGTCGTCTCCGTGGACTACCGCCTCGCGCCCGAGCACCCGCACCCGGCCCCCGTCGAGGACTGCTACGCCGGCCTGGTCTGGACCGCCAAGAACGCCGCCGAGCTGGGCATCGACGTGAGCAGGCTGGCCGTGGGCGGGGCCAGCGCGGGCGGCGGGCTGGCCGCCGCGACCGTGCTGCTGGCCAGGGACAGGGGCGGGCCCGAGGTGGCCTTCCAGCTCCTGGTCTGCCCGATGCTCGACGACCGCAACACCACGCCGTCCAGCCACGAGTTCACCGAGGCCGTGGTGTGGGACAGGCAGGCCAACCTCTTCGGCTGGACGGCGCTGCTCGGCGACCGGATCGGCACGGACGACGTGCCGGCGTACGCGGCTCCGGCCCGGGCCACCGACCTGTCGGGGCTGCCGCCGGCGTTCGTGGACGTGGGGGAGCTGGAGGTGTTCAGGGACGAGTGTGCCGACTACGCGTTGCGGCTGGCGCAGGCCGGGGTGTCGACCGAGTTCCACCTGTATCCGGGGGCCTTCCACGGGTTCGACATGATGGTGCCCGGTGCGGCGCTGAGCGTCAGGGCACGGCAGGCCCGTGAGGCGGCGCTCAAGCGGGCGTTCGGGCTCTAA
- a CDS encoding type 1 glutamine amidotransferase domain-containing protein, whose protein sequence is MTKRVLIALTSHDDLGGVERTGYYVPEAAHPWEIFHKAGFDVDVASVRGGEPPQDGYDPADPAQAAFVASPEQRDTARLADVDASRYDAVLYAGGHGTMWDFPDDPDVIRIGREVYERGGVVAAVCHGPSALVNLTLSDGSYLVAGKRVAAFTNAEEELRGVAGVVPFLLADALVARGAEHVPGGNWQAQVVVDGRLATGQNPASAAPLAEQVVELLAERRA, encoded by the coding sequence ATGACCAAGCGCGTACTGATAGCTCTGACCAGCCATGACGACCTCGGAGGCGTGGAGCGGACCGGGTACTACGTGCCCGAGGCCGCCCACCCGTGGGAGATCTTCCACAAGGCCGGCTTCGACGTGGACGTCGCCAGCGTGCGGGGCGGCGAGCCGCCCCAGGACGGCTACGACCCCGCGGACCCCGCCCAGGCCGCCTTCGTCGCCTCGCCCGAGCAGCGCGACACCGCCCGGCTGGCCGACGTGGACGCCTCCCGCTACGACGCCGTGCTCTACGCCGGCGGCCACGGCACCATGTGGGACTTCCCCGACGACCCCGACGTGATCAGGATCGGGCGCGAGGTGTACGAGCGGGGCGGCGTCGTGGCGGCCGTCTGCCATGGCCCGTCGGCGCTGGTGAACCTGACGTTGTCCGACGGGTCGTACCTGGTGGCGGGCAAGCGGGTGGCGGCGTTCACCAACGCGGAGGAGGAGCTGCGCGGGGTGGCGGGCGTGGTGCCGTTCCTGCTGGCGGACGCCCTGGTCGCGCGCGGTGCCGAGCACGTGCCCGGCGGGAACTGGCAGGCTCAGGTCGTGGTGGACGGCCGCCTGGCCACCGGGCAGAACCCGGCCAGCGCCGCGCCCCTGGCCGAGCAGGTCGTCGAGCTGCTCGCCGAACGGCGGGCCTGA
- a CDS encoding LysR family transcriptional regulator: MSPLSLDLLRTFLAVHRTGSITAAAQTLGLSQPAVTAQVKTLEATLDRPLFDRLPRGVAPTPAADELARRVAPGLDALDEVVASELPSGEAVHLGGPAEFLSEVVMPMLAPLVRDGLRLRVTLGLSDDLLNDLAAGRLDLVLSTIRPRLRGVQADPVYDEEFLLVAAPGAGPSPEPLVAYAEDLPIVRRYWRTVYGRRPSMAAQVVMPDLRGVLSAVRAGMGVSVLPAYLCRRDLAAGTLVTLAEPEEAPINTGYLAVRSGAQARPAVARVREHLVRELRAARSF, from the coding sequence ATGTCGCCACTCTCGCTGGATCTGCTGCGTACCTTCCTCGCCGTCCACAGGACCGGCTCCATCACCGCCGCCGCCCAGACGCTCGGCCTGTCGCAGCCCGCCGTGACCGCGCAGGTCAAGACGCTGGAGGCGACGCTGGACCGGCCGCTGTTCGACCGGCTGCCGCGCGGGGTGGCGCCCACGCCCGCCGCCGACGAGCTGGCCCGCCGGGTCGCGCCGGGGCTCGACGCGCTGGACGAGGTGGTGGCCTCGGAGCTGCCGTCCGGCGAGGCCGTGCACCTGGGCGGGCCCGCCGAGTTCCTGAGCGAGGTGGTCATGCCCATGCTGGCCCCGCTCGTCCGGGACGGGCTGCGGCTGCGCGTCACGCTGGGGCTGTCCGACGACCTCCTGAACGACCTGGCCGCCGGGCGGCTGGACCTCGTGCTGTCCACGATCAGGCCCCGGCTGCGCGGCGTGCAGGCCGACCCGGTGTACGACGAGGAGTTCCTGCTGGTCGCCGCCCCCGGCGCGGGGCCGTCACCGGAGCCGCTGGTCGCCTACGCCGAGGACCTGCCCATCGTGCGCCGCTACTGGCGGACCGTGTACGGCCGCCGCCCGTCGATGGCCGCCCAGGTCGTCATGCCGGACCTGCGTGGCGTGCTGAGCGCGGTCCGCGCGGGGATGGGCGTGTCGGTGCTGCCCGCGTACCTGTGCCGGCGCGACCTGGCGGCGGGCACGCTCGTGACGCTGGCCGAGCCCGAGGAGGCGCCGATCAACACCGGCTACCTCGCGGTCCGCTCCGGCGCGCAGGCCAGGCCCGCCGTGGCCCGCGTACGCGAGCACCTGGTACGCGAGCTGCGCGCAGCGCGGTCGTTCTAG
- a CDS encoding dienelactone hydrolase family protein yields MCHSTDSRPPAPPVQGEVASHEQIELTAADGNRLLAYRAEPAEPNGRSMVVLPDVRGLHPFYRDLAQRFAEAGFRTIAIDYFGRTAGLGERGDDFDYMTHVKQLTLEGVRADARAAAEALGGPVFTTGFCMGGALSWWLAAGGNGLSGGIGFYGALRFIDEPDSGPGAPLLLLLGGADTASTPEQFASYEAALDRVGTEHEKHVYEGAPHSFFDRSYADWADACQDSWRRILSFTERHAQPR; encoded by the coding sequence ATGTGCCATTCCACCGACAGCAGGCCGCCCGCACCGCCCGTTCAGGGCGAGGTGGCCTCACACGAGCAGATCGAGCTGACCGCCGCCGACGGCAACCGCCTCCTCGCCTACCGGGCCGAGCCGGCCGAGCCGAACGGCCGCAGCATGGTCGTCCTGCCTGACGTGCGCGGGCTGCACCCCTTCTACCGTGACCTGGCCCAGCGCTTCGCCGAGGCCGGGTTCCGTACGATCGCGATCGACTACTTCGGCCGCACCGCCGGCCTGGGCGAGCGCGGCGACGACTTCGACTACATGACGCACGTCAAGCAGCTCACCCTGGAGGGCGTGCGGGCCGACGCGCGGGCGGCGGCCGAGGCGCTCGGCGGCCCGGTGTTCACGACGGGCTTCTGCATGGGCGGCGCCCTGTCCTGGTGGCTGGCCGCCGGAGGCAACGGCCTGTCGGGCGGCATCGGCTTCTACGGCGCGCTGCGCTTCATCGACGAGCCGGATTCGGGGCCGGGCGCGCCGCTGCTCCTGCTGCTGGGCGGGGCCGACACGGCGTCCACGCCCGAGCAGTTCGCCTCGTACGAGGCCGCGCTCGACCGGGTGGGCACCGAACACGAGAAGCACGTCTACGAGGGCGCGCCGCACTCGTTCTTCGACCGGAGCTACGCCGATTGGGCGGACGCCTGCCAGGACTCCTGGCGCCGCATCCTGTCGTTCACCGAGCGGCACGCTCAGCCCAGGTAG
- a CDS encoding ABC transporter ATP-binding protein, with translation MLAVDGVSVAFGGVRALDGVTFEVGRGLVCGVIGPNGAGKTTLFDVVSGLRRPDEGRVRLDGRDVTGMPAVRRARAGLRRTFQRTQVFGRLTVAANVLAALDWHGGGGGLAADLVGWPARRRLERERQERVAEVLELCGLAELRDAYAAALPVGRRRLVELARAVADRPRVLLLDEPTSGLDAGQTARLGEVVRALDTTVLLVEHDMGFVMDTCDRIVVLDLGKVIATGTPAEIREDPVVRAAYLG, from the coding sequence ATGCTGGCCGTGGACGGCGTGTCGGTGGCGTTCGGCGGGGTCAGGGCGCTGGACGGGGTGACGTTCGAGGTCGGGCGCGGCCTCGTGTGCGGGGTGATCGGGCCGAACGGCGCCGGCAAGACCACACTGTTCGACGTGGTGTCGGGGCTGCGCAGGCCGGACGAGGGCCGGGTCCGCCTCGACGGCCGGGACGTGACGGGGATGCCGGCGGTCAGGCGGGCCAGGGCGGGGCTGCGCCGCACGTTCCAGCGCACCCAGGTCTTCGGCCGGCTCACCGTGGCCGCGAACGTGCTGGCCGCGCTCGACTGGCACGGCGGCGGAGGCGGGCTCGCCGCCGACCTGGTCGGCTGGCCGGCCCGGCGGCGGCTGGAGCGCGAGCGGCAGGAGCGGGTGGCCGAGGTGCTGGAGCTGTGCGGGCTCGCCGAGCTGCGCGACGCGTACGCCGCCGCGCTCCCCGTCGGCCGGCGGCGGCTCGTCGAGCTGGCCAGGGCCGTGGCCGACCGGCCCCGCGTGCTGCTGCTCGACGAGCCCACCTCGGGGCTCGACGCCGGGCAGACCGCCCGCCTGGGCGAGGTGGTCAGGGCGCTGGACACCACCGTGCTGCTGGTCGAGCACGACATGGGGTTCGTGATGGACACCTGCGACCGGATCGTCGTGCTGGACCTCGGCAAGGTCATCGCCACCGGCACGCCCGCCGAGATCCGGGAGGATCCGGTCGTCAGGGCCGCCTACCTGGGCTGA
- a CDS encoding ABC transporter permease subunit, with the protein MILDYVLSGLVTGAVFAIMGSGLTLSYAATGVFNFAHGAIGFLTALLFYQLGQAGVPAWLSALLAVALFAPALGYVLHKAMFRGLAQAGETAQIVATIGLTIALPALGLLVVDLAGLPPADATALPRGVGPHPAQAFDVLGVRLDSDQLITFCFSAVAAAGLWAFIRHTPYGLRMRASVDRRRLATLRGIDVDATSALAWMLGSGLAGLAGVLAVSVLGLDATAYTVLLFASATAAVFGRLRSIPWTFAAGLALGVVQNLVAGYTDFLEEVTGLRTAVPVILLFAGLVLLNRSRERVAGSAAEDVPPPDHLAGLPPWRRRLPWALGVAALVVFAFAGSEYYVGVAAHGLVLALIFCSFVVVTGIGGMVNLAQAAFAAMAALTCGWAFASGLPFFVAIVLGVLAAAAVGMLVALPALRLGGRVLTLATLALALLADQVLFQVDAFSNGTIGWAIPALGFGFADTSDARVRVVVLLLLIGAVALLVRNLERSASGRAILAVRSAPAAATTSGLSAPRTKITLFVLASAVAGLGGVLFAISKGSITATDLPAFSGFVWLAIVVLQGVRRIGGAVLGGLIAVAVPELLATWDVSAHVGAILFGLGGMILAKHPDGVLTQLAELRRRREQPPEQETPVGTREPALFAMEGVVAGYADVTVLRGVDLHVNPGEVVALLGANGAGKSTTCAAAAGDLPVTGGRILLDGEDVTAWPAHRRAHAGILLAPEGRGVFPGLTVEENLRTWLPDPQPVYERLPHLAERRTVLAGALSGGEQQLLTLAPALVRPPRVLIADEPSLGLAPMVVRQIFDVFAELRERGVALLLVEEKATEALAIADRVAFMRLGRVTWCGPRAEVDSERLTAAYLGVR; encoded by the coding sequence ATGATCCTGGACTACGTGCTCAGCGGCCTGGTCACCGGGGCCGTCTTCGCGATCATGGGCTCGGGCCTGACGCTCTCGTACGCGGCCACGGGCGTGTTCAACTTCGCCCACGGCGCCATCGGGTTCCTGACGGCCCTGCTGTTCTACCAGCTCGGCCAGGCCGGCGTGCCCGCGTGGCTGTCGGCGCTGCTGGCGGTGGCGCTCTTCGCCCCGGCACTCGGCTACGTCCTGCACAAGGCCATGTTCAGGGGGCTCGCCCAGGCCGGGGAGACCGCGCAGATCGTGGCCACCATCGGGCTCACGATCGCGCTGCCCGCCCTCGGCCTGCTGGTCGTGGACCTGGCGGGGCTGCCCCCGGCGGACGCGACCGCGCTGCCGCGCGGCGTCGGGCCGCATCCGGCGCAGGCGTTCGACGTGCTCGGCGTGCGGCTGGACAGCGACCAGCTCATCACGTTCTGCTTCTCGGCGGTGGCGGCGGCCGGGCTGTGGGCGTTCATCCGGCACACCCCGTACGGCCTGCGCATGCGTGCCTCCGTGGACCGCCGGCGCCTGGCCACGCTGCGGGGCATCGACGTGGACGCCACCTCGGCGCTGGCCTGGATGCTCGGCTCGGGGCTGGCCGGCCTGGCCGGGGTGCTGGCCGTGTCGGTGCTCGGGCTGGACGCGACCGCGTACACGGTGCTGCTGTTCGCCTCGGCGACGGCGGCGGTGTTCGGGCGGCTGCGCTCGATCCCCTGGACGTTCGCGGCGGGCCTCGCGCTCGGCGTCGTGCAGAACCTGGTCGCCGGCTACACCGACTTCCTCGAAGAGGTGACGGGGCTGCGCACGGCGGTGCCGGTGATCCTGCTGTTCGCGGGGCTGGTATTGCTGAACAGGTCGCGGGAGCGGGTGGCGGGCAGCGCGGCCGAGGACGTGCCGCCGCCCGATCACCTGGCCGGGCTGCCGCCGTGGCGGCGCAGGCTGCCGTGGGCCCTCGGGGTGGCGGCGCTGGTGGTGTTCGCGTTCGCCGGGTCCGAGTACTACGTCGGCGTCGCGGCCCATGGGCTGGTGCTGGCGCTGATCTTCTGCTCGTTCGTGGTGGTGACCGGGATCGGCGGCATGGTGAACCTGGCCCAGGCCGCCTTCGCCGCGATGGCCGCGCTGACCTGCGGGTGGGCGTTCGCGTCCGGGCTGCCGTTCTTCGTGGCGATCGTGCTGGGCGTGCTGGCCGCCGCGGCCGTGGGCATGCTGGTGGCGCTGCCCGCGCTGCGGCTGGGCGGGCGGGTGCTGACGCTGGCCACGCTAGCCCTGGCGCTGCTCGCCGACCAGGTGCTGTTCCAGGTGGACGCGTTCAGCAACGGGACCATCGGGTGGGCGATCCCCGCGCTGGGGTTCGGGTTCGCCGACACCTCCGACGCGCGGGTGCGGGTGGTGGTGCTGCTCCTGCTGATCGGGGCGGTGGCGCTGCTCGTACGGAACCTGGAGCGGTCGGCCTCGGGACGGGCGATCCTGGCCGTACGGTCGGCACCGGCGGCGGCCACGACCTCGGGGCTGTCGGCGCCGCGCACGAAGATCACGCTGTTCGTGCTCGCGTCGGCCGTCGCCGGGCTCGGCGGGGTGCTGTTCGCGATCTCCAAGGGGTCGATCACGGCGACCGATCTGCCGGCGTTCTCCGGGTTCGTGTGGCTGGCCATCGTGGTGCTGCAGGGGGTGCGGCGCATCGGCGGGGCCGTGCTGGGCGGGCTCATCGCGGTCGCCGTGCCCGAGCTGCTGGCCACCTGGGACGTGTCCGCGCACGTCGGCGCCATCCTGTTCGGGCTCGGCGGCATGATCCTGGCCAAGCATCCCGACGGGGTGCTCACCCAGCTCGCCGAGCTGCGGCGGCGCCGCGAGCAGCCGCCCGAGCAGGAGACGCCGGTGGGCACGCGCGAGCCGGCGCTGTTCGCCATGGAGGGGGTCGTCGCCGGGTACGCCGACGTGACCGTGCTGCGCGGCGTGGACCTGCACGTCAACCCCGGCGAGGTCGTCGCGCTGCTCGGCGCGAACGGCGCGGGCAAGTCCACCACGTGCGCGGCGGCGGCCGGGGACCTGCCGGTGACCGGCGGCCGGATCCTGCTGGACGGCGAGGACGTCACCGCCTGGCCCGCCCACCGCAGGGCCCACGCCGGCATCCTGCTCGCCCCGGAGGGCAGGGGCGTCTTCCCCGGCCTCACCGTGGAGGAGAACCTGCGGACCTGGCTGCCGGACCCCCAGCCCGTCTACGAGCGGCTGCCGCACCTCGCCGAGCGCCGTACCGTGCTCGCCGGCGCCCTGTCCGGCGGCGAGCAGCAGCTCCTCACGCTCGCCCCCGCGCTGGTGCGCCCGCCGCGCGTGCTGATCGCCGACGAGCCGTCGCTCGGGCTGGCCCCGATGGTCGTGCGGCAGATCTTCGACGTCTTCGCCGAGCTGCGCGAGCGCGGGGTCGCGCTGCTGCTCGTCGAGGAGAAGGCCACCGAGGCGCTGGCGATCGCCGACCGGGTGGCGTTCATGCGGCTGGGCCGGGTCACCTGGTGCGGCCCGCGGGCCGAGGTCGACAGCGAGCGGCTGACCGCCGCCTACCTGGGAGTGCGGTGA
- a CDS encoding ABC transporter substrate-binding protein, producing the protein MVRRTSAAFVIAVLAAAGCAAQQQQGGQQGQGTAAGVTDTTIRIGGVLTKTSASGYSTKDAEIGAKARFERANAEGGVHGRKIEFLGAEDDGQDAAKGDAAAKKLVQKDQVFALVPVHAPNFGGAAFLEQQGVPWFGWATGPQWCGTKTGFGYNGCLAPKQGAGSQTWWGRQMADLLGGSDGKSVYVQTSDSSGSKYGGTTISQSFTAAGFELAGVNSGLPAAAPPPDWLPYVNKIMTSDDGGPPDVVVSVIAGTKFNVGLYAALKRAGYQGVLTDATSYDVAILKDPASAQALEGVVAAPMFEPFESTAPEIAKLKADVEKVAPGTQLTQHLAIGYWAADIFLDMLNKTGKDLTREKFLATGNGSYLYENAGFGRIQYPKDHSEPNGCGALVKLEGGAFQVAKSMKCFDNVPLK; encoded by the coding sequence ATGGTGCGGAGAACGTCGGCGGCGTTCGTGATCGCGGTGCTGGCCGCCGCCGGATGCGCGGCGCAGCAACAGCAGGGCGGTCAGCAGGGCCAGGGTACGGCGGCAGGCGTCACCGACACGACGATCAGGATCGGCGGCGTGCTGACCAAGACCAGCGCCAGCGGCTACTCCACCAAGGACGCCGAGATCGGCGCGAAGGCCAGGTTCGAGCGGGCCAACGCCGAGGGCGGCGTGCACGGGCGGAAGATCGAGTTCCTCGGCGCGGAGGACGACGGGCAGGACGCGGCCAAGGGCGACGCGGCGGCCAAGAAGCTGGTGCAGAAGGACCAGGTGTTCGCCCTCGTGCCGGTCCACGCCCCCAACTTCGGCGGCGCCGCGTTCCTGGAGCAGCAGGGCGTGCCGTGGTTCGGGTGGGCGACCGGGCCCCAGTGGTGCGGCACGAAGACGGGCTTCGGCTACAACGGCTGCCTGGCGCCCAAGCAGGGGGCGGGGTCGCAGACGTGGTGGGGCAGGCAGATGGCCGACCTGCTCGGCGGCTCCGACGGCAAGAGCGTCTACGTCCAGACCTCCGACTCCAGCGGCAGCAAGTACGGCGGCACCACCATCTCCCAGTCGTTCACCGCCGCCGGGTTCGAGCTGGCCGGCGTGAACTCCGGCCTGCCGGCCGCCGCCCCGCCACCCGACTGGCTGCCGTACGTGAACAAGATCATGACCTCGGACGACGGCGGCCCCCCTGACGTGGTCGTCTCCGTGATCGCCGGCACGAAGTTCAACGTCGGCCTGTACGCGGCGCTCAAGCGGGCCGGCTACCAGGGCGTGCTGACGGACGCCACCAGCTACGACGTCGCCATCCTCAAGGACCCGGCCAGCGCCCAGGCCCTGGAGGGCGTGGTCGCGGCGCCCATGTTCGAGCCGTTCGAGTCCACCGCCCCCGAGATCGCCAAGCTCAAGGCGGACGTCGAGAAGGTGGCCCCCGGCACCCAGCTCACCCAGCACCTGGCCATCGGCTACTGGGCCGCCGACATCTTCCTCGACATGCTGAACAAGACCGGCAAGGACCTGACCAGGGAGAAGTTCCTGGCCACGGGCAACGGCTCGTACCTGTACGAGAACGCCGGCTTCGGCAGGATCCAGTACCCGAAGGACCACAGCGAGCCGAACGGCTGCGGTGCCCTGGTCAAGCTGGAGGGCGGCGCCTTCCAGGTGGCCAAGAGCATGAAGTGCTTCGACAACGTGCCGCTCAAATGA
- a CDS encoding alcohol dehydrogenase catalytic domain-containing protein, which produces MLMRAAVLTAFHAPMEIREVEIADPGPGEVRVQIKASGVCGSDLKAIDGKSPVVAKLPYILGHESSGVVESTGPGVTAVEPGDHVIIAMNGPCGRCRSCTAGRFHLCSDPGRLPTIMGGLPRIALSGEQVRRFIGIGSFAEYAVVPEPMCVKIAKSLPFDAMCLLACGVITGVGAVLNVAQVPPGAAVLVVGCGGVGLNVIQGAVLAGATTIIAADVADQKLKQAERLGATHTLLATDLPHQVADLVKGGVDYAFDATGAPGVLAQAFASTQPGGTTVMVGSPPAGHPMTLDTGLLFASRRLMGTQGGDSSPGRDLPMLAAQYVRGRLDLDALITERLPLDQLNEAVHHVRQGTVARTVITF; this is translated from the coding sequence ATGCTGATGCGCGCCGCCGTGCTCACCGCGTTCCACGCCCCCATGGAGATCCGCGAGGTCGAGATCGCCGATCCCGGGCCCGGCGAGGTCCGCGTGCAGATCAAGGCGTCGGGCGTGTGCGGCTCCGACCTCAAGGCCATCGACGGCAAGAGCCCCGTGGTCGCCAAGCTGCCCTACATCCTGGGCCACGAGAGCAGCGGCGTGGTGGAGTCGACGGGCCCGGGCGTCACGGCGGTCGAACCCGGCGACCACGTCATCATCGCCATGAACGGCCCGTGCGGCCGCTGCCGCTCCTGCACCGCCGGCCGCTTCCACCTCTGCTCGGACCCCGGCCGCCTGCCCACCATCATGGGCGGCCTCCCCCGCATCGCGCTGTCCGGCGAGCAGGTCCGCCGCTTCATCGGCATCGGCTCGTTCGCCGAGTACGCCGTGGTCCCGGAACCCATGTGCGTAAAAATCGCGAAATCCCTCCCCTTCGACGCCATGTGCCTCCTCGCCTGCGGCGTCATCACCGGCGTCGGCGCCGTCCTCAACGTCGCCCAGGTCCCCCCGGGCGCCGCCGTCCTCGTGGTGGGCTGCGGCGGCGTCGGCCTCAACGTCATCCAGGGCGCGGTGCTCGCGGGCGCGACCACGATCATCGCCGCCGACGTGGCCGACCAGAAGCTCAAACAGGCCGAACGCCTCGGCGCCACCCACACCCTCCTGGCCACCGACCTCCCCCACCAGGTCGCCGACCTCGTCAAGGGCGGCGTGGACTACGCCTTCGACGCCACGGGCGCCCCCGGCGTCCTGGCCCAGGCCTTCGCCTCCACCCAGCCGGGCGGCACCACCGTCATGGTCGGCAGCCCGCCGGCGGGCCACCCCATGACCCTGGACACGGGCCTGCTGTTCGCCTCCCGCCGCCTGATGGGCACCCAGGGCGGCGACTCCTCCCCCGGCCGCGACCTCCCCATGCTGGCCGCCCAGTACGTACGCGGCCGCCTGGACCTCGACGCCCTGATCACGGAACGCCTTCCCCTCGACCAGCTCAACGAGGCCGTGCACCACGTCCGCCAGGGCACGGTGGCCCGTACCGTCATCACCTTCTGA
- a CDS encoding helix-turn-helix domain-containing protein — MTNFPKWSDIRADIVATSGGEEAVAEARRHNQAYIDGHRLAERRKSLGLSQTEVADLMGVTKSRVSQIERGEVSTVEAIAGYVQALGGQLQISAVFGDDLYILRGTDTHAA; from the coding sequence ATGACGAACTTCCCCAAGTGGAGCGACATCCGCGCCGACATCGTGGCCACCTCCGGTGGCGAGGAGGCCGTGGCCGAGGCTCGGCGGCACAATCAGGCCTACATCGACGGCCACCGGCTGGCCGAACGGCGCAAGAGCCTGGGCCTGTCACAGACCGAGGTGGCCGACCTGATGGGAGTGACCAAGAGCCGGGTCTCCCAGATCGAACGCGGTGAGGTGTCCACCGTGGAGGCCATCGCCGGCTACGTGCAGGCTCTCGGCGGGCAGCTCCAGATCTCGGCCGTGTTCGGCGATGACCTTTACATCCTGCGCGGAACCGACACCCACGCCGCATAA